The following is a genomic window from bacterium.
TGTCTTGCTCAATGTCATCGCTGCCTTTACCATCACTGTATGGGAGCCGGTAGAAGGTAGGGTCACTGTGAAGGTACCGCTGGAACCGCTACCCGTGAGGGTTTTGGTAGTAGGAGAGCCATCTACTGTTACCGTCACAATCGGCAAACTCACCCCCATATACCCGAGGAGGTTGACCGTGCCGGTGAAAGTCACGGTCGGAGGAACTGTGCCGTTAATCAGGTGGAATAGGATGCCGTGTCCAGCTTCCTGTCGCCAAGCACCCGTGCCGTTCCCCGAGTTGCTGAAGTTGACCGAGCCGTCTGAAGATTCGCGAGTGTTTAGCACACTGAAACTCTGCGATTCGGCCGCGCCACCTGGTGTAGAAGCGGCTCCTACGACCAGAAGGTATTGCCCTGCAGACAAGTTTTTTGAGGCGAAAACAGACGAATACCAATAGTCAGCAACCCCCGGGCCGGCTTGCATTGGGAATGTATTCTTGCTTCTGGCCGGAGCCTTTAACAAGCCTACTGATTTATCACGAAGCGCAGATTTGACAAAGGGCAAAGTTAGTACCTCTGCCAGCGCTACTTGAGCAGCGCCAAGAGGCGCACTCGGGCTTCCGGTATACAAGTAGATACCAACCCACACTCGACCAGGCGTTAAATCACCACATGATTGGACCGAGAGACCAATCTGGTTCAGTGTCAACGCTGTGCCCAGAGTGAATTTAGAAGCATACCACTTGGCTCCATCTGCTGTATTGCCGCCAGGGATTGGAAAGAAATCGGTCAATCTTTCGCTA
Proteins encoded in this region:
- a CDS encoding dockerin type I domain-containing protein; this encodes MKKIIGSLLVFAICVTTAFSQTQTTTGSVVFGPASLTTGQASIGIGFDSERLTDFFPIPGGNTADGAKWYASKFTLGTALTLNQIGLSVQSCGDLTPGRVWVGIYLYTGSPSAPLGAAQVALAEVLTLPFVKSALRDKSVGLLKAPARSKNTFPMQAGPGVADYWYSSVFASKNLSAGQYLLVVGAASTPGGAAESQSFSVLNTRESSDGSVNFSNSGNGTGAWRQEAGHGILFHLINGTVPPTVTFTGTVNLLGYMGVSLPIVTVTVDGSPTTKTLTGSGSSGTFTVTLPSTGSHTVMVKAAMTLSKTLVGNTPAFNSGTFNLQCGDNNGDNKIDDLDFLRVINNFGSTDPVNKLLGDGNGDDKTDDLDFLLVINNFGSIGN